A segment of the Acidimicrobiales bacterium genome:
TCTGGCTGCTCACCCTCGCGGCCGCGCTTATCGGCGCGCTGGTCTGGTTCGGGCTGGGCGTGCTGCGCCGTCACCGACGCCGCAAGGCGCGCCGCGAAGACCGACGGGACTGACTGGCGCCGCCGCCTCCGCCCGACCGGCTGCCCGTTCCGCGCGTTCCGAGCCCGGAACGACGAAGCCCCAGGCTCGTGGCCCGGGCCGCTACAGGCCAGCAAGGTCAGCGGCCGTGCTCCACTCGCCGAGGAGTCTCACGTCGAGGACGGCGCCCGCGAGCTTCTCGGGGAAGATCGCCAGGGTGTTGTCGACTCCGGTGGCGGACGGCGAGCGGATGGCTTGGAAGGCGTGCTCGTGGGCGGCCTCGCCGATCTCCTGGGTGAACCGGTGGCCCTCCCGCACGAGGTCGGGCGGAGCGATACCGAGCGCGTCCAGGGTCGCGGTGTCGGTGAGATCGAGGACCTTGTCGAGATCGGCGCTGATCTCGAACAGCTCGCGCGGCAGCAGAGCATCGACGTCGAGCCCCTGTCGCTCGGCTCGTCGGGTCAGTTCTGCGACGACGCAGGGTCGGGTCACGCAGAGGTAGAGGACCGGGAAGCTGTGCGGCGGGTTGAACCGCCCGCCGAGTCGACGTGCGCCGTCACCGCTACGAGGATCGAAG
Coding sequences within it:
- a CDS encoding RES family NAD+ phosphorylase, with product MPSFDPRVLGHLPGTALSAVAYRNQARGFDPRSGDGARRLGGRFNPPHSFPVLYLCVTRPCVVAELTRRAERQGLDVDALLPRELFEISADLDKVLDLTDTATLDALGIAPPDLVREGHRFTQEIGEAAHEHAFQAIRSPSATGVDNTLAIFPEKLAGAVLDVRLLGEWSTAADLAGL